Below is a window of Moorella thermoacetica DNA.
CTGCCAGCCGGGGTAAATCTTCCTCTTTAATAGCATATTCGGCCTCAGGGGCCGCTACCACCGGCTCCATGGACAGGTAACGAAACCCTAACTCTACCATATGCAGGATATCACTGGTAAAATCAAGATTCTGGCGAGTGTAGGTTCCCCGGACCCAGTAGTCCCGGTGCCCCTGGCTAGCGACAAAATGCTGCTCCCTGGGGACAACTCGTTCATAAGTGCCCCGGCCGGCGGCGTCAGGCCGGTTGAAATCATGGACCTCCCGGCGACCATCCAGGCTCAGGATGACGCTCACGCCCTCAGTGATCAAGTAGTTTTCAATTTCCGGGCTTAAGGCCAGGCCATTGGTTGTCAGAGTGAAGCTGATTCCCTTACCGGCTGCGGCTGCCTTTTCCCGGCCGTAAGCCACCAGTTCCCGGACCACACCGAAGTTCAAAAGGGGTTCCCCACCGAAAAAGTCTACCTCTACCCGCGGGCGGTTGCCTGCTTCCCGGAAGAGGAGATCGAGGGCCGCATAACCGGTATCCCGGTTCATGAGACCGCGCTCGCTACCGAAGGGACCTCCGTCGGCAAAGCAGTAACGGCAGCGCATGTTACAATCGTGGGCAACATGCAGGCAGAGGGCCTGGAGGGAAGGCTGCGGCGGCCGGTAATTCCTGCCGACTTCATCGACGCTAAAAAGGGTACCGGCGGCCTGTCTGGCTGCCAGTTCCCGGCATACCTCCAGGACGGTAGCCGTTCCCCAGGTCCGGACGGCCCGGGGCAGGACGGTGATCAAGTCCTCCGCCGTCAGTACGCCCTGTTCCTGACGGTCCCTTAACTCCTCCAGGACATCCCGGGCCGCGGCGTCAATGAGGTGTACGGCACCGCTGTTGACATCCAGGAGTAGGGTCAGGTCTTCAAAGTCGAACCAGTGCAGGTCACCCTGCCAGTCGACCATTTGCAGGTTTAAGGTTGCGGTCAATTTTCTCTTCCTTTCCACATATACAACAAAGGCCCGACAGGTGGTGTCGGGCCCGGAGGTTAGTTCCTGACTTTACGTTCGCAGGGCTGGTTGCTCACGGTAATGGAGGTCTTACAGGCCGACTGACAAGATACGTGGCAGTTGCCACAGCCGCCTGTCTTAACGCTGGCCTGCAGGCGCGGGGTAAAAACCGTCTGGATGTGCATATACGAGGCCTCCCTTTAGCGCTTGGAGAATTGTGGCGCCTTGCGCGCTTTCTTTAAGCCGTATTTTCTTCTTTCTTTCATCCGCGGGTCTCGGGTGAGAAAACCGTTCCGTTTTAATACCGGCCGTAAATCCCCGTCAGCTTGTAAAAGGGCCCGGGCAATGCCCAACCGGATAGCGCCGGCCTGACCGGTGGTACCGCCGCCTTCCACCCGCGCCAGGACGTCGAAACGCCCGGCCATATCGGTTACCTCCAAGGGCTGGCGGACCAGCATTTCAAGGATCTTCTGGCCGAAATATTCATTCAGAGGCCGGTTATTAACGATAATACGCCCCTCCCCGGGAACCAGGCGCACCCTGGCGATAGCGTTCTTCCGCCGCCCGGTGCCGTAAAACTGTACTTGGGCCATAACGGTCGCCTCCTTCCGTCAGTCCTTAATTTCCCATACCTGCGGTTGTTGGGCGGCATGGGGATGGCTATCGCCCCGGTAGACCTTCAACTTTTTAACCATTTTTCGGCCCAGGCTATTATGGGGAATCATTCCCTTCACGGCCTTCTCAACGGCCCTTTCGGGGAAGGTCCGCAGCAGGGTAGCGTAGTTCATAACCCTTAAACCGCCGGGGTAACCGGTATGGCGGATATACTGCTTCTTCTGAAGTTTATTACCTGTAAGGCGGACTTTCGCGGCGTTGATGATAATCACGTAGTCGCCGGTATCCACATGGGGGGTAAAGATGGGTTTATGTTTACCCCTGAGGAGGCGGGCAGCTTCGGTGGCCACACGGCCCAGGGTCTTCCCGGCCGCATCGATTACATACCACTTACGCTCAACCTCATGGGGTTTGGCCATAAAAGTGGACATTTTTTCCCTCCTGTTCCTGTCAACAGTCATATTTTAAGCAATAACACCTTGCAAGTCAAGGAATTAGTATTCCACGCGCTCCAGGCAGAGTCCACGGGCCGGGGCCGTCGGTCCTGCCTTTTCCCGGGAACGGGCCGCCAGGATGGCCGGGATAGCTTCCGGCACCAGGCGACGGCGGCCGATCTCCACCAGTGTGCCGACCATAATCCGGACCATATGGTAGAGGAAACCATCGGCTATGACGTCAAAATAGATAAAGGGGCCGTTCTGACTGACGCTGGCCTGCTGCACCTGCCGCTCAAAGTGGCGCACCGGGCTACCGGCGGCGCAAAAGGAGCGGAAATCGTGGCAACCCTGGAGGTAAGCCGCCGCCCGGGCCATGGCTATTACATCGAGGGGCTGCCGCAAGTGCCAGCTATAACGGCGGCAGAAAACATCGGGAACGCGATTGTTATAGATGGTATAACGATACCATTTTCGTTTGGCGCAATAGCGAGCATGGAAATCCGGCGCTACCTCCACCGCCTCCAGGGCGGCAATGTCTGCCGGCAAGACGCTGTTCAGGGCCAGGGGCCAGCGTTCCACGGGTATCCGGGCCCGGGTACTAAAGCTGATTACCTGCCCCCGGGCATGGACCCCGGCGTCGGTTCGCCCGGCAGCTACCGGAGTTATTTCCTCCCCGGTCAACCGTTTTAGAGCGGCGGCTACCTCACCTTGAACAGTAGGACCGTGGGCCTCCGGCTGGACCTGCCAGCCGGCATAATTGCTGCCGTCATAGGCCAGGGTAATCTTCAGGCAGGGCATCGCCAGTAATCCTCCGCGTGCTGAAAGGGAAAATACCAGGGGCCTGGGGAAAACGCCGGCCCGGCCGGCTAGTTGCCGGACTTCAGCCGGTAAAATAACGTTCCAGCTGCCAGGGCGCCAGCCAGCAGAAGAAAGAGAAAATCGGTTGCTGTGAAGTTTAACTCCCGCATCCTGGTGCGGCCTTTGCCCCCCTGGTACGCCCGCGCTTCCATGGCTTCCGCCAGGTCTTCCGCCCGGCGAAAGGCGCTGACAAAGAGGGGGATGACCAGGGGCAAAAGGTTTTTTACCTGCAGGCCCCGGAAGGAGGCCCCGCGGGCCATCTGAGCGCGCATAATCCTCTCGGCCTCTTCCAGGAGGGTGGGGACAAAACGCAAAGCCAGGGTCAGCATCAGGGCCAGTTCCTGGGACGGCAAGCCGATCCTCTGGCCCGGCGCCAGGAGGCGCTCCAACCCGTCGGCCAGAGCCAGGGGGTCAGTAGTGGCCGTAAGCAGAACGGCAGCCAAAATCAGGAAAAATACCCGGGCCAGGGCCAGGAGGCCCAGGTTGAATCCCTCACGGGTTACCGGCACGGGCCCTAGATACACCAGGATCGTCCCCGGCGTAGTGGCAAGCTGGAGGAAAAAAATAAGAGCCAGAAAGAAGGCCAGCGGCCGCAGCTGCTTCCAGATAAAGGATGGTGATAAGCCGGCCGCCAGGACCGCGGGTAGGGCTACGGCCCCTGCGAGGAAAGCCGATTCACCGGTGGGAGCCACTAGAAGGGCCAGGCCGTAAAGGAACAGGCCCAGCAACTTCGACCGTGGATC
It encodes the following:
- the scfB gene encoding thioether cross-link-forming SCIFF peptide maturase; the protein is MTATLNLQMVDWQGDLHWFDFEDLTLLLDVNSGAVHLIDAAARDVLEELRDRQEQGVLTAEDLITVLPRAVRTWGTATVLEVCRELAARQAAGTLFSVDEVGRNYRPPQPSLQALCLHVAHDCNMRCRYCFADGGPFGSERGLMNRDTGYAALDLLFREAGNRPRVEVDFFGGEPLLNFGVVRELVAYGREKAAAAGKGISFTLTTNGLALSPEIENYLITEGVSVILSLDGRREVHDFNRPDAAGRGTYERVVPREQHFVASQGHRDYWVRGTYTRQNLDFTSDILHMVELGFRYLSMEPVVAAPEAEYAIKEEDLPRLAGEYRRLARIYLERARAGKGFSFFHFNIDAAAEPCLTKRLTGCGAGTSYLAVTPAGDLYPCHQLVGRKDYCLGNVREGIRRPELREAFRQAYVYNQPACSRCWARFYCSGGCHAANLAATGDLRQPAPIACAIQKMRLEAALYVQVKMAGKFC
- the scfA gene encoding six-cysteine ranthipeptide SCIFF → MHIQTVFTPRLQASVKTGGCGNCHVSCQSACKTSITVSNQPCERKVRN
- the rpsI gene encoding 30S ribosomal protein S9, whose amino-acid sequence is MAQVQFYGTGRRKNAIARVRLVPGEGRIIVNNRPLNEYFGQKILEMLVRQPLEVTDMAGRFDVLARVEGGGTTGQAGAIRLGIARALLQADGDLRPVLKRNGFLTRDPRMKERRKYGLKKARKAPQFSKR
- the rplM gene encoding 50S ribosomal protein L13; this translates as MSTFMAKPHEVERKWYVIDAAGKTLGRVATEAARLLRGKHKPIFTPHVDTGDYVIIINAAKVRLTGNKLQKKQYIRHTGYPGGLRVMNYATLLRTFPERAVEKAVKGMIPHNSLGRKMVKKLKVYRGDSHPHAAQQPQVWEIKD
- the truA gene encoding tRNA pseudouridine(38-40) synthase TruA, giving the protein MPCLKITLAYDGSNYAGWQVQPEAHGPTVQGEVAAALKRLTGEEITPVAAGRTDAGVHARGQVISFSTRARIPVERWPLALNSVLPADIAALEAVEVAPDFHARYCAKRKWYRYTIYNNRVPDVFCRRYSWHLRQPLDVIAMARAAAYLQGCHDFRSFCAAGSPVRHFERQVQQASVSQNGPFIYFDVIADGFLYHMVRIMVGTLVEIGRRRLVPEAIPAILAARSREKAGPTAPARGLCLERVEY
- a CDS encoding energy-coupling factor transporter transmembrane component T family protein, coding for MAFELGQYVPGNSAIHRLDPRSKLLGLFLYGLALLVAPTGESAFLAGAVALPAVLAAGLSPSFIWKQLRPLAFFLALIFFLQLATTPGTILVYLGPVPVTREGFNLGLLALARVFFLILAAVLLTATTDPLALADGLERLLAPGQRIGLPSQELALMLTLALRFVPTLLEEAERIMRAQMARGASFRGLQVKNLLPLVIPLFVSAFRRAEDLAEAMEARAYQGGKGRTRMRELNFTATDFLFLLLAGALAAGTLFYRLKSGN